CAAAGCCCAGCATGTCGCCCATGGCGGCCAGCACCACGGTCTTGGTGGGCACCTGCTCGATCACCTGCTGCAGCGTGGCGGCAAAGTTCTCGAGGATGATGATCGCCTTGGCGCCCGAATCCTTGAGCTGGTGCTCGAGCTCGCGCGGCGTGTACAGCGGGTTGACGTTGACCACCACCAGGCCGGCGCGCAGGATGGCCGCCACCGCCACCGGGTACTGCGGCACGTTGGGCATCATCACCGCCACGCGGTCGCCGCGCTCCAGGCCGCTGGCCTGCAGCCAGGCGGCCATGGCGCGCGAGGCCTCGTCAATCTCGCCGAAGCGGATCGACCGGCCCATGAACAGGTAGCCGGTCTGGTCGCGGTACTTGCTGAAGCTGTCCTCGATCAGCGCCACCAGGGACGGATAGGCGTCGGTGGAGATGGTCGCCGGAACGCCAGCGGGATAGTGTTTGAGCCAGGTCTTTTCCATGCTGCGGATTCTTGCGGATTCCTGACGCTTGGCGTCTCAGGGTAGTCGATAGCGCGTCTAGGGCGATCTGTCTATCACCCACCCCGCCAGACACCGAGATTGCACTGTCGCCGAAATCACGCCGGCCGGCTTGCGCGGGCCCGGCCGGGCGGCGGCCGCAGGCTGTGGCGCACAACCCGGCGGCCGGCGCCGCGGGAGCCCGCTCAGGCCTTCAACGCCCCCAGCACCTCGTCCAGCATCTTCTTGGCATCGCCGAAGAGCATGCGGTTGTTCTCTTTGTAGAACAGCGGGTTGTCCACGCCGGCATAGCCGCTGGCCATGCTGCGCTTCATGACGATGCTGGTCTTGGCCTTCCACACCTCGAGCACCGGCATGCCGGCGATCGGGCTGCTGGGGTCGTCTTGCGCGGCCGGGTTGACGATGTCGTTGGCGCCGATGACCATGGTCACGTCGGTGGCCGGGAAGTCGTCGTTGATCTCGTCCATCTCGAGCACGATGTCGTAGGGTACCTTGGCCTCGGCCAGCAGCACGTTCATGTGGCCGGGCATGCGGCCGGCCACCGGGTGGATGCCGAAGCGCACGCTGACGCCCTTGTCGCGCAGCAGCCTGGTGATCTCGTACACCGTGTGCTGGGCCTGGGCCACGGCCATGCCGTAGCCGGGCACGATGATCACGCTCTTGGCCTCGCGCAGCAGCTCGGCGGTTTCCACCGCGCTCACCGGCGTGACCTCGCCCTGCGGCTCGGCGGCCGCACCGCCCGCGGCCTTGGGCGCCGGTGCGCCACCGCCAAAGCCGCCGGCGATCACGCTGAGGAAGTTGCGGTTCATCGCCCGGCACATGATGTAGCTGAGGATGGCGCCCGAGCTGCCCACCAGCGCGCCCACCACGATCAGCAAATCGTTGCTGAGCATGAAGCCGGTGGCCGCCGCGGCCCAGCCCGAGTAGCTGTTGAGCATCGACACCACCACCGGCATGTCGGCGCCGCCGATGGCCATCACCATGTGGATGCCGAACAGCAGCGAGATCACGGTCATCACCAGCAGCGGCGTCATGCCGGCCTGGATGTCGTGCACCTGCAGGAAGCGCACGCCGAACCAGATCACCACCAGCAGGCCCGCCAGGTTGAGCAGGTGCCGCCCGGGCAGCAGCAGCGGCTTGCCGCCGATCTTGCCGCTGAGCTTGCCGAAGGCCACGATCGAGCCGCTGAAGGTGACCGCGCCGATCAGGATGCCGATGTAGATCTCGACCTCGTGGATGGCCTTTTCGGCCGGCGTGGGAAACACCGTGGAGGTGTCCACATAGCTGGCAAAGCCCACCAGGCAGGCGGCCAGGCCGACCAGGCTGTGCATCAGCGCCACCAGCTCGGGCATCTGGGTCATCTGCACCTTCTTGGCGGCGATGACGCCGATGGCGCCGCCGATGACCAGGGCGCCCACGATGTACGGAATGCCCGCCGGCGTGACCCGCGGGCCCAGCACGGTGGCCAGCACGGCCACGGTCATGCCGATCATGCCGAACAGGTTGCCGCGGCGGGCGGTCTCGGGGTTGGCCAGCCCGCCCAGGCTGAGGATGAAGAGGATGGTGGCGCCGATGTACGACACGGTGGCCAGGCTCGAGGTCATGCTGTCCGTCCTTGCTTGTTGTTCTTGTGCTTCGTCACTTGCGGAACATCGCCAGCATGCGCCGCGTGACCGCGAAGCCGCCGAACATGTTGACGGCGGTGAGCGCCAACGCAAACACCGCCAGGCCCAGGATCAGCGCATTGGGCCGATCGGTCACCCCGCCGCTGAGCGGCGGCGCCACCTGCACCAGCGCACCGATGGCGATGATCGAGCTGATGGCGTTGGTCACGCTCATCAGCGGCGTGTGCAGGCTGGGCGTGACGTTCCACACCACCATGTAGCCGATGAAGCAGGCCAGCACGAACACCGTGAAGTGGCTCAGGAAGCTGGCCGGCGCGTACAGGCCCACCAGCGCGAACAGCACCGCGCCGATGCCGAACACCGTGGCCAGGCTCTTGCCCGACATCGGCTCGCCCGGGCCATGGCCATGGCCCTTCTTGGCCTCGGGCACGGCGGCAGCCGGCTTCTTGGCCGGCGGCGCGGGCAGCTTGAGCGGCGGCGCGGGCCAGCTCAGCTCGCCGGCCTTGACCACGGTGAGGCCGCGGATCGCGTCGTCGTCGAAGTTGACGTTGAGCTGGCCGTCTTTGGCCTTGCACAGCTCCTCGGTCAGGCGCAGCAGGTTGTTGGAGTACAGCGTGCTGCTCTGCTTGGCCAGGCGGCTGGCCAGGTCGGTGTAGCCGACGATGGTGACGCCGTGGCGCACCACTGCCTCGCCGGGCACGGTGAGCTCGCAGTTGCCGCCCTGCTCGGCAGCCATGTCGACGATCACGCTGCCGGGCTTCATCGACTCGACCATCGCCGCGGTGATCAGCTTGGGCGCCGGCTTGCCCGGGATCAGCGCGGTGGTGATGATGATGTCGCACTCCCTGGCCTGCTGCGCGTACATCGCGCGCTGGGCGGCCTGGAAGCCTTCGCTCATCACCTTGGCATAACCGCCGCCGCCCGAGCCTTCTTCTTCGTAGTCGACCTTGACGAACTCGCCGCCCAGCGAGACCACCTGGTCGGCCACCTCGGCGCGGGTGTCGTTGGCGCGCACGATGGCGCCGAGATTGGCCGCGGTGCCGATGGCCGCCAGGCCGGCCACACCGGCGCCGGCGATGAACACCTTGGCCGGCGGGATCTTGCCCGCGGCCGTGACCTGACCGTTGAAGAAGCGGCCGAAGGCATTGGCCGCCTCGACCACCGCGCGGTAGCCGCTGACGCCGGCCATCGAGGTGAGGGCGTCCATCTTCTGCGCACGGCTCAGCTGGCGCGGCAGGCAGTCGATGGCCAGCACGGTGAGCTTGCGCGCCTGCAGCTGCTGCATCAGCTCGGGGTTCTGCGCCGGCCACACAAAACCGATCAGCGTGCTGCCCTCGCGCAGCTGGGCCACTTCGTCCGGCGTGGGCACACGCACCTTGAACACCACGTCGGCCTGCGCCAGCAGCGTGGCGGCGTCGGGCAGCACCTCGGCGCCGGCGGCGCGGTAGGTGTCGTCGGCAAAATTGGCGGCTTCACCCGCGCCGCTTTGCACCGCCACCCGGAAACCCAGCTTGATGAGCTTTTCCACCACCTCGGGCACGGTGGCCACGCGTTTTTCGCCTGCCGCCGTCTCCTTCGGCACGCCAATCAACAAAGCCATGTACGGATCTCCTCGGATGGTGGGTTGCCGGCTAGCGTGCCGGCTTGTTGCCGCAGCGGGTGTCTGCAAGAAGCTTACCTGACTTCACTCTTTCAGCCGTCGCTTGCGTGATAGAGCGCACGCCCCACAGACACTGCATCATGGGCCCCATGCAAACAAGGCTGTCGATCATCGCGAGCGGGCCGGGCGCCGGGCCGCGCCCAGGCCGGCCCGCGGCCCCCCTGCCGGGCAATCGGCAGGCCTGCCCGCCAGACGAGGGGCGGGCATGACGCGATGGAAGCCCAGCGTCACCGTGGCCGCCATCGTGGCGCGCACCGATGCCGACGGCCCGCGCTACCTGCTGGTGGAGGAAAACACGCCCGAAGGCCTGCGCCTGAACAACCCGGCCGGCCATCTGGACCCCGGTGAATCTCCGCAGCAGGCGGCCATGCGCGAGTGCCTGGAAGAGACAGCCTGTGCCTTCGTGCCACAGGCCTTGCTGGGGGTGTACCTGTCGCGCTTCCAGCGCCCCGGCCGGGTGGTTGATGGCCAGGCGCAGGCGGCCGACGACATCACCTTCGTGCGCTTTGCCTACTGCGGCAGCGTGGGCGCGCCCGAGCCCGGGCGCGCGCTGGATGCGCCGATCGTGCGCACGCTGTGGCTCACGCCCGACGAGGTGCGCGCCAGCGCGGCGCGTCACCGCAGCCCGCTGGTGCTGCAATGCATCGAGGATCACCTGGCCGGGCGCCGCCTGCCGCTGGACGCGGTGACGGTGCACGCCTCGGTGTGGCAGGTTTAGCCCGGGGCCGCGCGGGCCCAGGCGCTCAGGGCGCCGGGCGGCGGCGCGCCAGCGCGCCCAGCAGGGCCAGGCCGCCGGCCATCAGCGCGCAGCTGCCGGGCTCGGGCACGGCCGAGACCTCCAGCGCAATGAACTGGGTGACCTGGTTGCCGGCAAAGTTGTTGTCGGCGGCCAGCACCAGGCTGCGGTGGCCGTTGGCCAGAGTGTGGCCCCAGCTGATGGCCTCGATGTTGTCCAGCGTCACGCCCTGGTAGCTCAGCGGCATCTCGAGCAGCAGCTCGCGGCTCATCGGCGTGTAGCTGGCCCCCACCAGGCTGGCCAGGCCGCTGACATCGGTGGTCTGCGGCGTGATCGTGGTCAGCACCAGGCGGATGGTGTTGCCCACGTTCTGCGCCCAGGCGCGCTCCACCGCGATGAAGCGGGTTTCGTCCAGCGCCAGCAGCTCGGGCAGGCCGTTGTCGTGCAGCGTGTTGCCGGCCACCGGAATGGCCGGCAGCTGGTAGGCGTATTGCGCACCGGCCTGGCCGGTGACGGGATCGAGCGCGGTCAGGCGCACCACGCTGCCGGCACCCAGCGTGGTGATGTTGCCGTCCTGGATCAGCGCGTCTTCGTTGGCGGTGTAGAGCGTGCCGCCGGGCGTGACGGCGAGCGCCTCGAACAGCTTGTTGCTGCGCCCGCCGCTGCTGCTGTTGTCGAGGTAGTTGTAGATCGTGGGCGTGGCGAACTCGCGCACGAAGGCGCCGTCGGTCGTCATCTCGCGCACGAAGGGCTGGTAGCGGCTGGCCGGGTTGGCGTTCCAGTTGCCCTCGCTCGACCAGTACAGGTTGCCGTTGGGCGCCACGCGGATGCCCTCGGGGTCGACCGTGCGCGCCTGGGCCGGAAAGCTGCTGCCGTCGGGGCGCTGCATCAGCGTCTGGCTGTGGATCACCACGGCGTTGCTGGCGGCAAAGCCGCTGGCGTCGTAGTTCAGGCTCAGGCTGTAGAAGCGCGGCGTGCCGCGCTCGCCGCCGCGGTCGTCCGAGATCGCCCAGTAACGGCCGTCGGCCGCGCGGTCTATGCCCGAGATGCCGCCGAACTCCACCCCCTGGAAGAGCGTGCCGGTGGCCACCGAGGTGGCGCCGATCAGGCGCAGTTGAAGGTCGGCGGCCGCGGCCGGCAGGGCCAGCGTGGCGGCCAGGGCCAGCAGGTTCAGGGAGCGCGAGATCGACATGGCTGCGGTGGTGGGTGGGGTTGGGTCGGTGGCGGGGCGGCGCGGCGGGGCTCACTTCGGGCTCAGGCCCGGCGGCGGCGCGCCAGCGCGCCCAGCAGGGCCAGGCCGCCGGCCATCAGCGCCCAGCTGCCGGGCTCGGGGATGGGCGCGGCCAGCGTGATCTTCAGGAACTCGGTGTTGTCGGACGTGAGGGCCCGGCCGCCGCCACCGGGGAAGTTGTTGTCATTGACCACCAGCAGGGTGTTGGCGTCGAGGATCAGCACGTCCTCGATGGTCACGTAGGGGAAGGTGAACGTGGTGCTGCCGTCGCCGTTCAGGTCGTCGGGGTCGGCGATGGCCATCAGGTCGACCAGCTCGGTCTTCTTGGCGAAGCCGTCGGCGTCCTTGATGCTGCTGTCGATCAGGAAGATCTTCTTGAACGGCGTGGTGCCGTTGGTGGCGGTGCCGCCATTGCGCTCGATCACCAGGAAGCGGTGGTCGTCGATGGCCGTCATGTCGCCGATGTTGGTGCCGGCGGCATCGAGCTTGTAGCCGAACCAGTTGCCGGTGTAGCTTTCGCTGCCCAGGCTGAACTCCTGCACCAGCAGGCGTTTCTGGTCGGTGTCGGTGGTCAGCGGGCGTTCCAGCAGGGTGTAGAGCATGGTGCCGCTGGCATTCATGGCCATGCCTTCAAAGCCGCCCGAGCCGGGCAGGTTGGTGGCGCCGGTGATCAGCGGGCTCGAGGGCGACTGCACGAAGGGGTTGCTGCCCAGGCCCAGCACATTGGGCGTCTGGATCAGCTTCTGCACCACGCCGCTGGCGTCGGTCTTCACCAGGAAGGGGCCGAACTCCTCGCCGAACCACAGGTTGCCATTGCGGTCACGGCGCACCGATTCGAGGTCGAGGTCGCCGCCGGTGAGCAGGCGGCCGGCCTTGATCGAGGCGTCCACCGCCACGGTGGCACCCGTCACGCCTTGCGTGGTGAGGCCGGGGTAGTTCAGGCCATCGGCCACGATGCCGAAGCCCAGCTTGTGGTCCGGATCGCTCAGCGTGATGCGCGAGGCGGCGCTGAAACCACCCAGCACGGCGCCGGTATTGAAATCGGCCGCGCTGACCGTGTGCGCCGCCCAGTCCACCTGCACCGCATACATGCGCAGCAGTGCGTCGGCCGAGTTGGCCTTGCTGCCGAAACCGTTGTCCACCAGCATCTGGTAGCTGCCGTTGGCGCCCTGCAGCACGCCCGAGAAGCCCTGCACCGGCTGCAGGTTGACGTAGGGCGGGTTGTTGGCCGGGCTGGCGGCGTTGCTGAACGCGAACTGGCCCGAGGTGGGGCCGTCGGAGAAGGTGAACGCCGGCAGCCGGGCCCAGCCGCTCAGCGTGTTGACGGCCGGGGCGGCCGGCGCGGCCTGGGCGCCGGCGGCGGCCAGCAGGCCCAGGCTGGCGATGGCGGCGGCCATGGCGCGCAGCGCGGCGCGGGGGGTGTGGCGGTGAATCATGGGCTCCTCCTCAGGTGCGGGTGAGCGGCGGATTCTTGGCAGTGCCCATGTCCTGGCCGTGACGGGGTTCACGCGGGGCGGGGGACAATCGGCCCATGTCCCGTGGTTCTGCGTCTCTTCAGCGCGTGGTCGTCGGCCTGTCCGGCGGCGTCGATTCGGCCGTCACCGCCTGGTTGCTCAAGCAGCAGGGCCATGAGGTGGTGGGCATCTTCATGAAGAACTGGGAAGACGACGACGACAGCGCGTACTGCTCGACGCGGCAGGATTTTCTGGATGCCGCGGCGGTGGCCGACGTGATCGGCATCGAGCTCGAACACGTGAACTTCGCCGCCGAGTACAAGGACCGCGTGTTCGCCGAGTTCCTGCGCGAGTACCAGGCCGGGCGCACGCCCAACCCCGACGTGCTGTGCAATGCCGAGATCAAGTTCAAGGCCTTTCTCGACCACGCCATGCGCCTGGGCGCGCAAAAGATCGCCACCGGGCATTACGCACGGGTGCGGCTGAACACGGCAACCGGCCGGCACGAGCTGCTCAAGGGCCTGGACCCGCTGAAGGACCAGAGCTACTTCCTGCACCGCCTGAACCAGGCGCAGCTGGCCTACACCTGGTTCCCGGTGGGCGAGCTGCCCAAGACCGAAGTGCGGCGCATCGCCGCCGAGATCGGCCTGCCCAACGCCAGGAAGAAGGATTCGACCGGCATCTGCTTCATTGGCGAGCGGCCGTTCCGCGAGTTCCTCAACCGCTACCTGAGCCACGAACCCGGCGACATCGTCAACGAGCGCGGACAGCGCATCGGCCAGCATGTGGGCCTGAGCTTCTACACGCTGGGCCAGCGCCAGGGCCTGGGCATCGGCGGCGTGAAGGAAAAGGGCGCCGAGCGCGGCGCCGGCGAGCACGCGCCCTGGTTCGTGGCCCGCAAGGATCTGGATCGCAACCGCCTGGTGGCGGTGCAGGGCCATGGCCATGCGTGGCTGCAGTCGCCCGCGCTGCAGTTCGACGATGTGGCCTGGGTGGCCGGCACGCCGCCGGCCGATGGCGCGCTGGCCGCCAAGACCCGCTACCGCCAGGCCGATGCGGCCTGCACGCTGCAGGCCTTGGGTGACGGGCGTTTTGCGCTGGCCTTTGCCGAGCCGCAGTGGGCCGTCACGCCGGGGCAGTCGGCCGTGCTGTACGACGGCGAGGTGTGCCTGGGCGGCGGGGTCATCGCCAGCGCGCAGGCCCTGGCCGGCTGACCGGCGGCTCAAGTCGGGGCCGGCGGCGGCCGATAGCCGGAGAACCTGCCCTGCCGGCCTGCCGGCGCGGGCCGGTGCCGTCCGTCTGCGAAACACCCCGCCCATGCCCACCCTCTTGCACCCGTCGCCATGCCTGGCCCTGCGCCCGGCCCTGGCGGTTCTGGCCGCCACGCTGGCGTGCGGCGCCGCCGCGGCCAGCAGCGTGCAGGTGCAGGTGAGCGACGCCGCGGGCAAGCCCCTGGCCGGCGCCGTGGTGTTTGCCGACTCGCCGGCCGCCCGCGCGGCGCTGAAGCCGGTCAGCGGCGCCGCGATCGTGCAGCGCGAACGGCAGTTCCAGCCCCAGGTCAGCGTGGTGACGGTGGGCACGGCGGTGCACTTTCCCAACGAGGACACGGTGCGCCACCACGTGTACTCGTTCTCGCCGGTCAAGAAGTTCGAGATCAAGCTCTATGTCGGCACACCGGCCGCGCCGGTGGTGTTCGACAAGCCCGGCATCGCGGTGCTGGGCTGCAACATCCACGACCAGATGGCCGCCTGGGTGCTGGTGCTGGAAACCCCCTACAGCGCGCGCACCGGCGCCGACGGCCAGGCCACGCTGGCCCAGTTGCCGCCCGGCAGCTACACGCTGCGCGCCTGGCACCCCGAGCTGCCGGCCGGCGCGCCGGCCGCCGAGCAGGCGCTCAACGTGGCCGGCACACCGCTGCGGGCGGCCTTCAAGCTCGGCCGGGGCCTTTGATGCGCGGGCCCGGCGAGTCTTCCATGCTTGATGCGCCCGCCGGGCGCCAGCTGCGCGGCGACGGCGCGCACCCCGGTGCGGCAGCCGAAGCCGCCGGCGCCTTGGCCGAGGCGCCCACGACCCCATCGGCCACCCCGCCGGCCACGGCGCTCGCCACCGCGACAACGACCGCCACCGCGCCGGCGCCTGCGCCACGCTGGCTGCCGGCGCCGCTGCGGGCCTGGTGGCACGACCGCGGCCTGGCCGCCCGCCTGGTGATGATGACGCTGGGCCTGCTGCTGCTGGTGCAGCTGGCGGGCTTCTCGGTCATCCACCAGGGCGTGCAGGCCAGTGCCCACCGCCTGCTCGACGAACGCATCACCTTCGGCACGCAGGTCTGGCAGCGCCTGCTCGACCAGCGCTCGGCCACCTTGCACCAGGGCGCCGCGCTGCTGGCGGCCGACTACGGTTTTCGCGAGGCGGTGGCCAGCCGCGATCTGGCCACGCTGCGCTCGGCGCTCGACAACCACCGCCAGCGCATCGGCGCCGCCCAGGCCGCGCTGCTGGACACCCAGCTCGCCGTGGTGGCCACGCACGATGCCGGCGACGCGCCGCTGGCCGCCGCGCTGCGCGGCCTGGCGCCCGAGCTCGTCAAGCGCCAGGGTCGCAGCCTGGTGGCGCTGGTGGCTGGCCGGCCGCTGCAGCTGGTGCTGGTGCCGATGCGCGCGCCGGTGGTGGTGGGCTGGGTGGCGATGGGTTTTCCGCTCGACCGCGCGCTGGCCGACGACATGCATGCCGTCTCGGGCCTGCATGCCGGCGTGCTGGGCCAGCCGCAGCGTGGCCCAGCGCGCGTGCTGGTGAGCAGCCTGCCGGCCGGCCTGTCGGCCCAGCCGCTGGCCGAGCAACTGGCCGATGGCGACCTGCAGCTGGGCCACGAGACTTGGCTGGTGCGCACCGTGCCGGTGGCCGCCGGCGCCGAGGGCCGCGTGGTGCTGCGCCTGGCCGGCTCGGTGGATGCGGTGGTGGCGCGCTTTCGCACGCTGCAGTGGACGCTGGCGCTGATCACGCTGCTGGGCCTGGCGCTGTTTGGCGCTGGCAGCCACTGGCTGGCGCGGCGCATGACCCGCCCGCTGCGCGAGCTGGCCGAGGCCAGCGACGCGCTGGCGCGCGGCGAACGCGACGTGCCGCTGGCCCACCTGGATCGCGGCGACGAGATCGGCGAACTCAGCCGCGCCTTCGACCACATGCGCCAGAGCCTGGCCGCGCAGCAGCAGGCGCTGCGCGACCTGGCCTTTCGCGACCGGCTGACCCAGCTGCCCAACCGCAGCGCGCTGCGCGACGCCCTGCAGGGCGACATCGGCCGCAGCGACCCCACCCGCGACGGGCTGGCGGTGGTGATGCTCGACCTCGACCGCTTCAAGCATGTCAACGACGTGCTGGGCTACGACTTTGGCGACCGCGTGCTGTGCAGCGTGGCCGAGCGCCTGCCGCACCTGGTGCGCCAGGGCGACCTGGTGGCGCGCCTGGGCGGCGACGAGTTTGCGCTGCTGCTGCGCGGCGCCGGCATGGCCGACGCCGCCGCGCTGGCGCAGCGCCTGGCGGTGTGCTTCGAGCAGCCGCTGACGCTGGACGACCAGACCATCGATCTCTCGGCCGGCGTGGGCATTGCGCTGTGGCCCGAGCATGCGCTCGACGCCGACGGCCTGCTGCGCCGCGCCGAGGTGGCCATGTACGCCGCCAAGCGCCAGACCGGCGGCGCCCAGGTGTACGACCCCACGGTGGACACCGCCAGCGCGCAGACCCTGTCGCTGCTCAGCGAGCTGCGCCGCGCGGTCGAGCACGACGAGCTGCGCCTGTACCTGCAGCCCAAGATCGACATCGCCACCGGCGTGGTCTGCGGCGCCGAGGCCCTGGTGCGCTGGCAGCACCCCGAGCGCGGCCTGGTGCCGCCGCTGCAGTTCATCCCCTTTGCCGAGCAGACCGGCTTCATCCGCCAGCTCACGCTGTGGATGGTGGACCAGGCCGCCGCCGCGCAGGCCGCGCTGGCCCGGGCCAATGTGCGCCGCGTGTCGGTCAACCTCTCCACGCGCGACCTGATGGACCAGGAGCTGCCCGACAAGCTCGATGAGATCCTGCGCCGCCACCGCGCCAAGGCCGAGGGCTTCTGCCTCGAGATCACCGAGAGCGCGATCATGGACGACCCCGAGCGCGCCGAGGCCACCCTCAACCAGCTGGCCAACCGCGGCTACAAGCTGTCGATCGACGACTACGGCACCGGCTACTCGTCGCTGGCCTACCTGCGCCGCCTGCCGGTCAGCGAGCTGAAGATCGACAAGAGCTTCGTGATGGGCATGCAGCGCAGCAGCGGCGACGCGACCATCGTGCGCTCGACCATCGACCTGGCCCACAACCTGGGCCTGACCGTGGTGGCCGAGGGCGTGGAGAACGAGGCCATCCTGGCCCTGCTGCACGACCTGCGGTGCGACGAGGGCCAGGGCTACCACATGAGCAAG
This portion of the Aquabacterium sp. OR-4 genome encodes:
- the pntB gene encoding Re/Si-specific NAD(P)(+) transhydrogenase subunit beta, with amino-acid sequence MTSSLATVSYIGATILFILSLGGLANPETARRGNLFGMIGMTVAVLATVLGPRVTPAGIPYIVGALVIGGAIGVIAAKKVQMTQMPELVALMHSLVGLAACLVGFASYVDTSTVFPTPAEKAIHEVEIYIGILIGAVTFSGSIVAFGKLSGKIGGKPLLLPGRHLLNLAGLLVVIWFGVRFLQVHDIQAGMTPLLVMTVISLLFGIHMVMAIGGADMPVVVSMLNSYSGWAAAATGFMLSNDLLIVVGALVGSSGAILSYIMCRAMNRNFLSVIAGGFGGGAPAPKAAGGAAAEPQGEVTPVSAVETAELLREAKSVIIVPGYGMAVAQAQHTVYEITRLLRDKGVSVRFGIHPVAGRMPGHMNVLLAEAKVPYDIVLEMDEINDDFPATDVTMVIGANDIVNPAAQDDPSSPIAGMPVLEVWKAKTSIVMKRSMASGYAGVDNPLFYKENNRMLFGDAKKMLDEVLGALKA
- a CDS encoding Re/Si-specific NAD(P)(+) transhydrogenase subunit alpha, producing MALLIGVPKETAAGEKRVATVPEVVEKLIKLGFRVAVQSGAGEAANFADDTYRAAGAEVLPDAATLLAQADVVFKVRVPTPDEVAQLREGSTLIGFVWPAQNPELMQQLQARKLTVLAIDCLPRQLSRAQKMDALTSMAGVSGYRAVVEAANAFGRFFNGQVTAAGKIPPAKVFIAGAGVAGLAAIGTAANLGAIVRANDTRAEVADQVVSLGGEFVKVDYEEEGSGGGGYAKVMSEGFQAAQRAMYAQQARECDIIITTALIPGKPAPKLITAAMVESMKPGSVIVDMAAEQGGNCELTVPGEAVVRHGVTIVGYTDLASRLAKQSSTLYSNNLLRLTEELCKAKDGQLNVNFDDDAIRGLTVVKAGELSWPAPPLKLPAPPAKKPAAAVPEAKKGHGHGPGEPMSGKSLATVFGIGAVLFALVGLYAPASFLSHFTVFVLACFIGYMVVWNVTPSLHTPLMSVTNAISSIIAIGALVQVAPPLSGGVTDRPNALILGLAVFALALTAVNMFGGFAVTRRMLAMFRK
- a CDS encoding NUDIX hydrolase, which codes for MTRWKPSVTVAAIVARTDADGPRYLLVEENTPEGLRLNNPAGHLDPGESPQQAAMRECLEETACAFVPQALLGVYLSRFQRPGRVVDGQAQAADDITFVRFAYCGSVGAPEPGRALDAPIVRTLWLTPDEVRASAARHRSPLVLQCIEDHLAGRRLPLDAVTVHASVWQV
- a CDS encoding esterase-like activity of phytase family protein, with the translated sequence MSISRSLNLLALAATLALPAAAADLQLRLIGATSVATGTLFQGVEFGGISGIDRAADGRYWAISDDRGGERGTPRFYSLSLNYDASGFAASNAVVIHSQTLMQRPDGSSFPAQARTVDPEGIRVAPNGNLYWSSEGNWNANPASRYQPFVREMTTDGAFVREFATPTIYNYLDNSSSGGRSNKLFEALAVTPGGTLYTANEDALIQDGNITTLGAGSVVRLTALDPVTGQAGAQYAYQLPAIPVAGNTLHDNGLPELLALDETRFIAVERAWAQNVGNTIRLVLTTITPQTTDVSGLASLVGASYTPMSRELLLEMPLSYQGVTLDNIEAISWGHTLANGHRSLVLAADNNFAGNQVTQFIALEVSAVPEPGSCALMAGGLALLGALARRRPAP
- a CDS encoding esterase-like activity of phytase family protein, whose protein sequence is MIHRHTPRAALRAMAAAIASLGLLAAAGAQAAPAAPAVNTLSGWARLPAFTFSDGPTSGQFAFSNAASPANNPPYVNLQPVQGFSGVLQGANGSYQMLVDNGFGSKANSADALLRMYAVQVDWAAHTVSAADFNTGAVLGGFSAASRITLSDPDHKLGFGIVADGLNYPGLTTQGVTGATVAVDASIKAGRLLTGGDLDLESVRRDRNGNLWFGEEFGPFLVKTDASGVVQKLIQTPNVLGLGSNPFVQSPSSPLITGATNLPGSGGFEGMAMNASGTMLYTLLERPLTTDTDQKRLLVQEFSLGSESYTGNWFGYKLDAAGTNIGDMTAIDDHRFLVIERNGGTATNGTTPFKKIFLIDSSIKDADGFAKKTELVDLMAIADPDDLNGDGSTTFTFPYVTIEDVLILDANTLLVVNDNNFPGGGGRALTSDNTEFLKITLAAPIPEPGSWALMAGGLALLGALARRRRA
- the mnmA gene encoding tRNA 2-thiouridine(34) synthase MnmA produces the protein MSRGSASLQRVVVGLSGGVDSAVTAWLLKQQGHEVVGIFMKNWEDDDDSAYCSTRQDFLDAAAVADVIGIELEHVNFAAEYKDRVFAEFLREYQAGRTPNPDVLCNAEIKFKAFLDHAMRLGAQKIATGHYARVRLNTATGRHELLKGLDPLKDQSYFLHRLNQAQLAYTWFPVGELPKTEVRRIAAEIGLPNARKKDSTGICFIGERPFREFLNRYLSHEPGDIVNERGQRIGQHVGLSFYTLGQRQGLGIGGVKEKGAERGAGEHAPWFVARKDLDRNRLVAVQGHGHAWLQSPALQFDDVAWVAGTPPADGALAAKTRYRQADAACTLQALGDGRFALAFAEPQWAVTPGQSAVLYDGEVCLGGGVIASAQALAG
- a CDS encoding methylamine utilization protein, producing the protein MPTLLHPSPCLALRPALAVLAATLACGAAAASSVQVQVSDAAGKPLAGAVVFADSPAARAALKPVSGAAIVQRERQFQPQVSVVTVGTAVHFPNEDTVRHHVYSFSPVKKFEIKLYVGTPAAPVVFDKPGIAVLGCNIHDQMAAWVLVLETPYSARTGADGQATLAQLPPGSYTLRAWHPELPAGAPAAEQALNVAGTPLRAAFKLGRGL
- a CDS encoding putative bifunctional diguanylate cyclase/phosphodiesterase, whose product is MLDAPAGRQLRGDGAHPGAAAEAAGALAEAPTTPSATPPATALATATTTATAPAPAPRWLPAPLRAWWHDRGLAARLVMMTLGLLLLVQLAGFSVIHQGVQASAHRLLDERITFGTQVWQRLLDQRSATLHQGAALLAADYGFREAVASRDLATLRSALDNHRQRIGAAQAALLDTQLAVVATHDAGDAPLAAALRGLAPELVKRQGRSLVALVAGRPLQLVLVPMRAPVVVGWVAMGFPLDRALADDMHAVSGLHAGVLGQPQRGPARVLVSSLPAGLSAQPLAEQLADGDLQLGHETWLVRTVPVAAGAEGRVVLRLAGSVDAVVARFRTLQWTLALITLLGLALFGAGSHWLARRMTRPLRELAEASDALARGERDVPLAHLDRGDEIGELSRAFDHMRQSLAAQQQALRDLAFRDRLTQLPNRSALRDALQGDIGRSDPTRDGLAVVMLDLDRFKHVNDVLGYDFGDRVLCSVAERLPHLVRQGDLVARLGGDEFALLLRGAGMADAAALAQRLAVCFEQPLTLDDQTIDLSAGVGIALWPEHALDADGLLRRAEVAMYAAKRQTGGAQVYDPTVDTASAQTLSLLSELRRAVEHDELRLYLQPKIDIATGVVCGAEALVRWQHPERGLVPPLQFIPFAEQTGFIRQLTLWMVDQAAAAQAALARANVRRVSVNLSTRDLMDQELPDKLDEILRRHRAKAEGFCLEITESAIMDDPERAEATLNQLANRGYKLSIDDYGTGYSSLAYLRRLPVSELKIDKSFVMGMQRSSGDATIVRSTIDLAHNLGLTVVAEGVENEAILALLHDLRCDEGQGYHMSKPLPLPQFHDWAQRWQAVPPQLLAGADPAGALLH